A region from the Prochlorococcus marinus XMU1408 genome encodes:
- the cgtA gene encoding Obg family GTPase CgtA, which yields MQFIDQAIIDVKAGSGGDGISAFRREKYVPAGGPAGGDGGQGGNVVLEADDNLQTLLDFKFQKLISAENGQRGGPNKCTGASGKDTVLKVPCGTEVRHLSTNIILGDLTHKGQQLIVAFGGKGGYGNARYLSNSNRAPEKFTEGKDGEEWSLQLELKLLAEVGIIGLPNAGKSTLISVLSSARPKIADYPFTTLIPNLGVVRRPSGDGTVFADIPGLISGASKGIGLGHDFLRHIERTKVLLHLIDSASNDPINDFKTINEELTSYGHGLISRPRIFVLNKKELLNEDAIKKLLNKIEKLTKKKVHIISAVTKFGLDDLLSSIWNELGY from the coding sequence ATGCAATTTATTGATCAGGCCATTATTGATGTTAAAGCAGGTTCAGGTGGTGACGGGATCTCTGCTTTTAGGAGAGAAAAGTATGTTCCTGCAGGTGGGCCTGCAGGAGGAGATGGAGGGCAAGGAGGAAATGTTGTTTTAGAAGCTGATGATAATTTGCAAACTCTTTTGGACTTCAAATTTCAAAAATTAATTTCTGCTGAGAATGGTCAGAGAGGTGGTCCCAATAAATGCACTGGGGCATCAGGAAAAGATACTGTTCTTAAAGTTCCATGCGGAACAGAGGTACGACATCTTTCTACAAATATTATTCTTGGTGACTTAACTCACAAAGGTCAGCAACTTATTGTCGCGTTTGGTGGTAAAGGAGGCTACGGTAACGCTCGGTATTTATCTAATAGTAATAGAGCTCCAGAAAAATTTACTGAAGGAAAGGATGGGGAAGAATGGTCATTACAATTGGAGTTAAAACTTTTAGCAGAAGTAGGTATTATTGGTTTACCAAATGCAGGGAAAAGTACATTAATTTCCGTACTCTCCTCTGCAAGACCAAAAATTGCTGATTATCCATTTACAACTTTAATTCCTAATCTTGGAGTAGTCAGAAGGCCCTCAGGAGATGGAACAGTTTTTGCAGATATTCCTGGTTTAATATCTGGAGCCTCAAAAGGCATTGGACTTGGGCATGATTTTCTCCGACATATCGAAAGAACAAAGGTTTTGCTCCATTTAATTGATTCAGCATCAAATGATCCAATAAATGATTTCAAAACTATTAATGAGGAATTAACGTCTTATGGTCATGGCTTAATTTCTAGACCTAGAATTTTTGTTCTTAATAAAAAAGAACTATTAAATGAGGATGCTATTAAAAAACTTCTCAATAAAATTGAGAAATTAACTAAAAAAAAGGTTCATATAATTTCAGCAGTAACGAAATTTGGTCTGGATGATTTGTTGAGTTCTATATGGAACGAACTTGGATATTAA
- a CDS encoding CP12 domain-containing protein, translating into MKSIDEHIQKDQSEIQTARASGNDPKVRHLTDELHSLEEYKEHHPEDKHDPNALELFCDANPDEPECLVYDD; encoded by the coding sequence ATGAAATCCATCGACGAGCATATTCAAAAGGATCAGTCGGAGATCCAAACAGCTAGAGCTTCAGGCAATGATCCTAAAGTTAGGCATTTAACAGATGAGCTTCATTCTCTCGAGGAATATAAAGAGCATCATCCAGAAGATAAGCATGATCCAAATGCTCTTGAACTTTTCTGCGACGCTAATCCTGATGAGCCAGAGTGCTTAGTTTATGACGATTAA
- a CDS encoding DUF2301 domain-containing membrane protein: MNEENSYFKSSNPIKGVYGDYIVTPKDKREVLFYRLSILFCGLFFSLGLFQWFTNGSSQVWISFAGLGISLGLSLKWIHIYLRPLHQTLVLFWATGCIGLVIVTYHFGLTNLISSLKENPKLVFLVGPLFVSLTGIGFKEFFCFRRTEAIGITIFIPIAFIGHLTELISEKFTFSLLVLSSLLLLVLGIRKFNLPAEADIGDKSVFDFLERQRKLNTPDIKTN, encoded by the coding sequence ATGAACGAAGAAAATTCTTATTTTAAATCCTCTAATCCAATTAAAGGAGTATATGGAGATTACATAGTAACCCCCAAAGACAAGAGAGAAGTCCTCTTCTATCGATTGTCTATTCTCTTTTGTGGTTTGTTTTTTTCGTTAGGTCTATTCCAATGGTTTACTAATGGATCTAGTCAAGTATGGATTAGTTTTGCTGGCTTGGGAATCAGTTTAGGGTTAAGTCTTAAATGGATACACATATATTTAAGACCTTTACATCAAACACTTGTATTGTTTTGGGCAACTGGTTGCATTGGTTTAGTAATAGTTACATATCACTTTGGATTAACAAACCTTATTTCTTCCCTTAAAGAAAATCCAAAATTGGTATTTCTAGTTGGACCACTTTTTGTATCTTTAACAGGAATCGGTTTCAAAGAGTTTTTTTGTTTTAGAAGAACAGAGGCAATAGGAATCACAATATTCATTCCAATTGCTTTTATTGGACATTTGACTGAACTTATTAGTGAAAAATTTACTTTTTCACTGTTAGTTCTTTCATCGCTACTTTTATTGGTATTAGGGATTAGAAAATTTAACCTGCCAGCAGAAGCTGACATAGGAGATAAAAGTGTGTTTGATTTTTTAGAACGGCAAAGAAAGCTAAATACGCCAGATATTAAGACAAATTAG
- a CDS encoding glutathione S-transferase family protein, producing the protein MTIPPIFVKAARNIWNCEWKILMNGLAPSDSNGNYKRPLNLQKPIQIPTKKDLTNRSSNQMPGLIVAKSCPWAHRAWLIYEIKGLQKSINLHIAQVDKAGGRWILDPPIKGCKTLQELYRECGNHQSKRATVPMLFDPGNEPESKSRLINNESAELVEILNNWPVYGQEIDLNPIKSKQQINNWQNLIQESINNGVYKCGFARNQKAYEKASSDMFSALKTIEENLQSNGPWLCGEDLTIADIRLFPTIIRWETIYCPLFKCSNKPITSFPNIIKWRKKIFNMYNIKNTCDVDSWRQDYFGTLFPLNPSSIIPNGEDITTIINH; encoded by the coding sequence ATGACCATACCACCAATTTTTGTAAAAGCTGCGAGAAACATTTGGAATTGTGAGTGGAAAATTTTAATGAATGGTCTTGCTCCATCAGATTCAAATGGAAATTACAAGAGGCCATTAAATCTTCAAAAACCAATTCAAATCCCGACAAAGAAAGATTTAACAAATAGATCCTCAAATCAAATGCCAGGCTTAATAGTTGCCAAAAGTTGTCCTTGGGCCCACAGAGCATGGTTGATTTACGAAATCAAAGGATTACAGAAATCAATCAATCTTCATATCGCACAAGTAGACAAGGCAGGAGGAAGATGGATATTAGATCCTCCAATAAAAGGATGTAAAACCCTCCAAGAGCTTTATCGAGAATGCGGAAATCATCAATCAAAAAGAGCAACAGTACCAATGCTTTTCGATCCAGGTAATGAACCCGAATCAAAATCAAGACTTATAAACAATGAAAGTGCTGAGCTTGTAGAAATATTGAATAACTGGCCTGTATATGGACAAGAAATAGACCTTAATCCAATCAAATCTAAACAACAAATAAATAACTGGCAGAATTTAATTCAAGAGAGTATTAATAATGGAGTCTATAAATGTGGATTTGCTAGAAATCAAAAAGCTTATGAAAAAGCCTCTAGCGATATGTTTTCAGCTCTAAAAACCATAGAAGAAAATCTTCAATCAAATGGGCCTTGGCTCTGTGGAGAAGATCTTACAATTGCTGATATAAGACTTTTTCCTACCATTATCAGATGGGAAACAATTTATTGCCCACTATTCAAATGTAGCAATAAACCAATTACATCATTTCCAAATATAATTAAGTGGAGAAAAAAGATTTTTAATATGTACAATATAAAAAACACATGTGATGTTGATTCTTGGAGACAAGATTATTTTGGAACTTTATTTCCTTTGAATCCAAGTAGTATTATTCCTAATGGAGAAGATATAACAACAATTATAAATCATTAA